The genome window CCCCTCCTATACCGCAACCCGAGCGCGCGCAATATCGAGGACTTGCATGCAACGGCTCTCATCGCGCGCGCGTTCGCCCTGGCGCGGACCATGTCGCGAGCCATGCGCATGAGTCGGCATGTCTTGCCACTCCCCGCGCCGCGCCTGTAAGGCTTCTCGCATGAACGAGCGCGACGCGCGCGCGGCGATCGTCGACGCCGCGCAGGAGATGGAGCGGCTGGGCCTCAATCACGGCTCGGCCGGCAATCTGTCGTTGCGGGTCGGCGACGCCGCGCTCGTCACGCCGAGCGGCGTTCCAGCCCGCGAACTTGCGCCCGAACTGATCGCGCGCATGCCGCTGGCGGGGGATGGCGACTTCGAGGGTCCGCTGCCGCCGTCGAGCGAGTGGCGCTTCCATCTCGACGTCTACCGCGCCCGGCCCGACGTGAACGCCATCGCGCATATGCATTCGCCCTATGCGACGACGATCGCGACGCTGCGGCGCGACATTCCGGCGGTGCATTACATGATCGCGGCCTTCGGCGGCCCGACCGTGCGCTGCGTCGACTATGCGCCCTACGGCACGGCGGAACTGTCGCGACTCGTCGTCGCCGGGCTCAAGGATCGCGACGGCGTGCTGCTTGCCAATCATGGCGCGATCGTCACCGGCGCGACGATGCGCAGAGCATTGTGGCGCGCCGTCGAACTCGAAGCGCTGGCGCAAGTCTTCTATCTCGGCGCGCTCGCCGGCGAACCCGTCGTTCTCTCCGATGAGGAGATCATGCGCACGGTGGAGCGCTTCAAGACGTACGGAACGCGCGACGCAAAGAATTGATCGCGGTTTGTCATTTCCGACGAACCGAAGGTTCGATCGGAAATCCAGCTCAGCGTTTGACTGGCGTTTTGTTCTGGATTCCCGATCGCTTCGCAGGCGAAGCGTCGGGAATGACAGCTAACCCGCAAGGTCCGGGAACAATCCCTTGAGCCCGTCTTCCGTCGCGGCGCAGACGCCGCGCTCGGTAATCAGGCCCGTGACAAAACGCGACGGCGTGACGTCGAAACCGAAATTGCGCGCGCGCGACCCATCGGGGGTGAGCTGAATTTCGATCGGCGCGCCGTCGGCGCCGCGGCCGCTGATATGGGTGACTTCGCGCGCGCTGCGCTCTTCGATCGGAATGTCGCGCACGCCGTCGGCGATGCGCCAGTCGACGGTCGAGGACGGCAGCGCGACATAGAAGGGCACGCCATTGTCATGCGCCGCGAGCGCCTTGAGATAGGTGCCGATCTTGTTGCAGACGTCGCCGGCGCGGGTCGTGCGGTCGCTGCCGACGATCACGAGATCGACAAGCCCGTGCTGCATGAGGTGGCCGCCGGCGTTGTCGGCGATGACCGTGTGGGGGATTTCTTCGCCCAGGAGTTCGAAGGCCGTGAGGCTAGCGCCCTGGTTGCGTGGACGCGTTTCATCCACCCAGACATGTATCTCGGCGCCCTGCCGCGCCGCCGCGTAGATCGGCGCCAGCGCCGTGCCCCAATCGACGGTGGCGAGCCAGCCGGCGTTGCAATGGGTGAGAATGTTGATCGGGCCGTCGCCACGCCGACCTTTAAGGATGAGTTCGGCGCCGGCCCGGCCGATGGCCTCGCAGGCCGCGACATCCTCTTCCGCGATCCTCGCCGCCTCAGCATAGGCGAGATCGACGCGGTCGGCGACCGGCGCGGCGAGAAGCAGCGCGCGCAGCCGATCGAGCGCCCAGCGCAGATTGACGGCCGTCGGCCGCGTGGCGAGGAGCAGGGCGTGGGCGTTCTCGATCGCCGCGTCGCTTGCGTCGCGCCAGGCGGCGAGCGCCATGCCGTAAGCGCCGGTCACGCCGATCAGCGGCGCGCCGCGCACGGTCATATCGCTGATCGCCGCAGCGGCGTCTTCGCAGCTCGCGAGCGTTTTCGTCTCGAAGCGATGGGGGAGGCTGGTCTGATCGATGACGTGGGCGCGCCGTCCATCGGAGTCGCGCCAAATCGTTCGGTAGTCGCGGCCGTTGATTCTCATGCTTTCCGCTTTTCGCCTGCTCAAAAGTCGCGCTTGGATGACGTCGACGTTCGCGCCATGTTAGGGGGCTCCGCGACGCCATGCTAGAAGGCTCTCAACGCGGCTGCTCCACTGGACACATGGCGCAAGAACTTCCGGCGCAAGAAACTTCGGCGCAAGAATTTTCGGTTCGATACGCCGAATCCCTCGCCTCCGTCACGGCCGAAGCGTGGGACGCCTGCGCCAATCCGCCGGGGCTCCCGGATTCGGTCGGCGAGCGATACAATCCTTTCGTTTCGCACGCTTTCCTGCGCGCGCTCGAATCGTCGAAATCGGTTGGCGCGCGCACGGGCTGGACGCCGGCGCATGCGCTTGTCGAGGATTCGCGCGGGCGTCTCGTCGCCTGCGCGCCGGCCTATATCAAGACGCACAGCCTCGGCGAATATGTGTTCGATCAGAGCTGGGCGCAGGCCTATGAGATGGCGGGCGGACGCTATTATCCGAAGATTCAGGTCGCGGCGCCCTTCACGCCGGTGACGGGCCGCCGCCTGCTGGTCGCGGCCAATGCGACAAAAGGCGCGCGCGAAGCGCTGATCGCCGGATTGCTCGGACTGCGCAAGGCCAGCGGCGCGTCCTCGATCCATGTCACATTCTGCACGGAGGAGGAACGTCTCGCGCTCAGCGGCGCCGGATTCATTTACCGCGCCGGAGAACAATTTCACTTCGTCAATGAAGGCTACGCCGACTTCGAGGATTTTCTGTCGCGGCTGACGGCGCGAAAGCGCAAGGCGATCAAGCGGGAACGCCGCGAGGCGCTCGGCGGCGACATATCGATCGATCTGCTGACCGGAAGCGACATTCGTTCGGCGCATTGGGATTCGTTTTTCGATTTCTACATGGATACGGGCGCGCGCAAATGGGGCCATCCCTATCTGACCCGCGCCTTCTTCGACGAGATCGGCGCGCGCATGGCCGACCGCATTCTGCTGGTGATGGCGCGGCGCGGCTCTAAACATATTGCCGGCGCCATCAATTTTCTCGGCGACGACGCGATCTACGGGCGCAATTGGGGCGCTCTCGAGGAAGTCCCCTTCCTGCACTTCGAGGTGTGTTACTATCAGGCGATCGAATTTGCGATCCGCCGTGGCTACAAGCGCGTCGAGGCCGGCGCGCAAGGGGAGCACAAGATCGCCCGCGGCTATGGGCCGGCGATCACCCATTCGGCCCATTACTTGGCGGACCCGCGCCTTGCCGAGGCCGTTTCGGACTATTTGGCGCGCGAGCGCGCAGCGGTGGCGGAATGGGCCGCCGAACATGCGGCCGAGCTTCCTTACAAGAGCGAAAACGGCGACTGATTTTCCTTCGCTGTGGCGCCGCAGCACTTGCCTCATGGCCTGAAACTTGTAAGTCCTGCAGCCATTGGCGCGAACCGCTGCGGAGTCACATGACCTATTGTTGCGGCATTCTCGTGCGCGATGGACTGGTGATGATCGCCGACACGCGCACCAACGCCGGGCTCGACAATATTTCGACGTTCCGCAAGCTGTATCTCTTCGAGCGGCCGGGCGAGCGCGTGCTGATGCTCGCCGCCTCGGGCAATCTCTCGGTGACGCAGGGCGTGGTGAATCTGATCAGCGACGGGATCGAGCATCCCGAAAGCGGCGTCGTGGAGAGCGTCATGAATACGCCCAACATGCTGCACGCGGCGCAGCTCGTCGGGCGCGCCGTGCGCCTTTCCCGCGTTCAGACGGGCAGCGCCGAGGAGGAGCCCGCGGCGCAGGGCGTCAGTTTCGACGTGTCGCTGCTGCTCGGCGGCCAGATCGCCGGAGGTCCGCTGCGCCTCTTCATGATCTACACCGCCGGCAACAGCATCGAATGCACGCCGGACACCAATTATCTGCAGATCGGCGAGCACAAATACGGCAAGCCGATCCTCGACCGCGCCGTCACCTACGACACTGATATCTATGACGCGCTGAAGATCGGGCTGATTTCGATGGATTCGACCATGCGCTCGAATCTTTCGGTCGGCATGCCGATCGACATCGCGCTGCTGCGACGTGACGCGCTGCAGATCGAGGTCGCGACGAGGATCAATTCGGACGACGCCTATTTTCGCAGCTTGCGGAACAGCTGGTCGAAGGCGCTGCGCGAGGCGCATATGGCGATCCCCAGGCCGCCCTACAGCGGCCGCGACGCGTGACGACGATTACCCCGGCCGACGCCGCGGCGATCGGCGCGGCCGCGGCGATCCTGCGCGACGGCGGACTGGTCGCCTTCCCGACCGAGACCGTCTATGGCCTTGGGGCCGATGCGACTCAGGCCTGGGCGGTCGCGCGGATCTACGACGCCAAGGACCGCCCCTCCTTCAATCCGCTGATCGCCCATGTCGCCGATCTCGAGGCCGCGCGCCGCGAGGCGGAACTGCCTGAACTCGCGCTGCGTCTCGCCGCGGCGTTCTGGCCGGGGCCGCTGACGATCGTCGCGCCCGTCGCGCCGGGCGGCGCGGTCTGCGATCTCGCTCGCGCCGGCCTGCCGAGCGTCGCGGTGCGGGTCCCCGCGCATCCGTTGGCGCAAGCGCTGATCGCGGCGCTGGGCCGGCCGATCGCGGCGCCCTCCGCCAACCGCTCCGGCCATGTCAGTCCGGTGACCGCCGCGCATGTCGCGCAAGATCTTGCGGGCAAGGTCGACATGATTCTCGACGGCGGCCGCACCGCCGCCGGTCTTGAGTCGACGATCGTGTCCTTCTGCGAGGGCTCCCCCGTAGTGTTGCGGCCCGGCGCGATCGCGCGCGAGGCGATCGAGAAAATCATCGGCGCAAAGCTTGCGGCGCCGGCGCATGCTGAAATCCTCGGGCCGGGAATGACGCCCTCCCATTACGCCCCGGCGGCGCGGCTGCGCCTGGAGGCGCATGAGCTCGAGGAGGGCGAAGCGGCGCTCGATTTCGGCGGCAGGCTCGCCCCGTGCGCCAGGCCCGGGACCTTGGTGCTCGATCTTTCGCCGTCGGGCGACCTCGTCGAGGCGGCGGCCAATCTTTTCGCCCATTTGCGGGAATTTGACGCGCGCCGCATCGCCAATGTCGCGGTGGCGCATATGCCGGAGCGGGGACTAGGGGAGGCGATCAACGATCGGCTGCGGCGGGCGAGCGCGCCGAAGCTAAACTAAGGAAGCTGAACAAAGCGGGCGGCGCATGGCGACTGCGCCGACCCTTTAATTTTCGACCGCGGTCATCTAGCTCACGATATCGACCTTGATCCGCGCGATCGAAGCGCTTTCGAAGAAGACCTCGACTTCGGAATATTTGTCGCTACCCGGAGGTAAAATCTCATCATACCGCGCCGCGGTCCAAGTCATAACCTGTAGCCACATGCCCGGGTGCTGGACGAGATGAAGGTCAAGTAGAAGAATTTTAGGATTGAAGCCCTGAGGCTCCTTAACGCAGAGATACGCATGTACGCCCGGATTGGGGACGAGGACTTTGCCAATGACGTGAAAATCGTCCGGCGGCGGCGGCATCAAATTGAGCCAAGCATACCAATCTTTGGTTTTCGGAGGCATAATTCCTCTCCTGAAAATGTGAGAAAAAATCGGCTTTAGCTGGTTCGCCGTACGCTGGCGAAGCCATTTCAAACGTCGACCATCGCACTAAACCGCGTATTCGCCGACGTCAAACTATGGCGCCTCAGCCGCAGCGTGACAACGCCCAAGTTGTTACAGGGCCAAATGCCTTTAGGCCGCGAGCGCCGTCGGCGTCGCCGCGCGCAGGCAGAAGTCCTGCGTCGCCGGGGCCGGCTGGCCCTTCACATAGGGGCACTCATAGCCGCGCGCGGCGAGATCGCCCGCGCCGACCGAGGACATTTCCACCGCGAGGCGCGTCAACCGGTTGAGCACCGGCTCCCGCACCCAGGAAAAGCGCGGCGCGTCGGGCGCGACGGCGCGCATCGCGGCTTTGCGGCTCACGTTGTTCTCATAGCTCATCCGCGCCTGC of Methylocystis sp. SC2 contains these proteins:
- a CDS encoding peptidase, whose product is MTYCCGILVRDGLVMIADTRTNAGLDNISTFRKLYLFERPGERVLMLAASGNLSVTQGVVNLISDGIEHPESGVVESVMNTPNMLHAAQLVGRAVRLSRVQTGSAEEEPAAQGVSFDVSLLLGGQIAGGPLRLFMIYTAGNSIECTPDTNYLQIGEHKYGKPILDRAVTYDTDIYDALKIGLISMDSTMRSNLSVGMPIDIALLRRDALQIEVATRINSDDAYFRSLRNSWSKALREAHMAIPRPPYSGRDA
- a CDS encoding L-threonylcarbamoyladenylate synthase, with amino-acid sequence MTTITPADAAAIGAAAAILRDGGLVAFPTETVYGLGADATQAWAVARIYDAKDRPSFNPLIAHVADLEAARREAELPELALRLAAAFWPGPLTIVAPVAPGGAVCDLARAGLPSVAVRVPAHPLAQALIAALGRPIAAPSANRSGHVSPVTAAHVAQDLAGKVDMILDGGRTAAGLESTIVSFCEGSPVVLRPGAIAREAIEKIIGAKLAAPAHAEILGPGMTPSHYAPAARLRLEAHELEEGEAALDFGGRLAPCARPGTLVLDLSPSGDLVEAAANLFAHLREFDARRIANVAVAHMPERGLGEAINDRLRRASAPKLN
- a CDS encoding class II aldolase/adducin family protein; the encoded protein is MNERDARAAIVDAAQEMERLGLNHGSAGNLSLRVGDAALVTPSGVPARELAPELIARMPLAGDGDFEGPLPPSSEWRFHLDVYRARPDVNAIAHMHSPYATTIATLRRDIPAVHYMIAAFGGPTVRCVDYAPYGTAELSRLVVAGLKDRDGVLLANHGAIVTGATMRRALWRAVELEALAQVFYLGALAGEPVVLSDEEIMRTVERFKTYGTRDAKN
- a CDS encoding GNAT family N-acetyltransferase; this encodes MAQELPAQETSAQEFSVRYAESLASVTAEAWDACANPPGLPDSVGERYNPFVSHAFLRALESSKSVGARTGWTPAHALVEDSRGRLVACAPAYIKTHSLGEYVFDQSWAQAYEMAGGRYYPKIQVAAPFTPVTGRRLLVAANATKGAREALIAGLLGLRKASGASSIHVTFCTEEERLALSGAGFIYRAGEQFHFVNEGYADFEDFLSRLTARKRKAIKRERREALGGDISIDLLTGSDIRSAHWDSFFDFYMDTGARKWGHPYLTRAFFDEIGARMADRILLVMARRGSKHIAGAINFLGDDAIYGRNWGALEEVPFLHFEVCYYQAIEFAIRRGYKRVEAGAQGEHKIARGYGPAITHSAHYLADPRLAEAVSDYLARERAAVAEWAAEHAAELPYKSENGD
- the mtnA gene encoding S-methyl-5-thioribose-1-phosphate isomerase — its product is MRINGRDYRTIWRDSDGRRAHVIDQTSLPHRFETKTLASCEDAAAAISDMTVRGAPLIGVTGAYGMALAAWRDASDAAIENAHALLLATRPTAVNLRWALDRLRALLLAAPVADRVDLAYAEAARIAEEDVAACEAIGRAGAELILKGRRGDGPINILTHCNAGWLATVDWGTALAPIYAAARQGAEIHVWVDETRPRNQGASLTAFELLGEEIPHTVIADNAGGHLMQHGLVDLVIVGSDRTTRAGDVCNKIGTYLKALAAHDNGVPFYVALPSSTVDWRIADGVRDIPIEERSAREVTHISGRGADGAPIEIQLTPDGSRARNFGFDVTPSRFVTGLITERGVCAATEDGLKGLFPDLAG